One segment of Methylotenera versatilis 79 DNA contains the following:
- a CDS encoding replication-associated recombination protein A — MNDLFQTVSPTAPLAERLRPKTLDEVVGQSHLLGESKPLRLAFQSGKLPSMILWGPPGVGKTTLARLIANTADADFVPISAVLSGIKNIREAVERAELTLQQHGRKTILFVDEVHRFNKGQQDAFLPFVESGLITFIGATTENPSFEVNSALLSRAQVFVLNALSEIELDLLLTRAQQLVAPNVQFSDAVKEQILTYADGDARRLLNFVEGLFNAAEGANVTDIDEAFLQTTMASKLRRFDKGGEAFYDQISALHKSVRGSNPDAALYWFLRMIDGGADPLYLGRRIIRMAIEDIGLADPRAQTMALEAWQIYERLGSPEGELALSNMVIYLAVAPKSNAAYNAYNQAKAFVAQDKSRPVPLHLRNAPTKLMKALDYGKEYRYAHNEPEAYAAGEQYFPDDLYLDKNGEQDKNGPPRFYNPTPRGLEGKIGEKLKHLKELDLKELDKQNLNSKAKK, encoded by the coding sequence GTGAACGACTTATTTCAAACTGTCAGCCCAACTGCGCCATTAGCCGAACGATTACGTCCTAAAACTTTAGATGAAGTGGTTGGGCAGTCGCATTTATTGGGTGAAAGTAAGCCGTTAAGATTAGCGTTTCAATCGGGCAAATTGCCTTCGATGATTCTGTGGGGCCCGCCTGGTGTGGGCAAAACCACATTAGCGCGTTTGATTGCCAACACCGCGGATGCGGATTTTGTGCCCATTTCTGCCGTGTTATCTGGCATTAAGAATATTCGCGAAGCAGTTGAACGCGCGGAATTAACGTTGCAGCAACATGGTCGTAAGACCATTTTATTTGTTGATGAAGTACATCGGTTCAACAAAGGCCAGCAAGATGCTTTTCTGCCATTTGTGGAAAGTGGTTTGATTACGTTTATTGGCGCGACCACTGAAAATCCTTCATTTGAAGTGAATAGTGCATTGTTAAGTCGTGCACAAGTGTTTGTATTAAATGCATTATCAGAAATTGAGCTAGATTTATTGTTAACTCGCGCGCAGCAATTAGTTGCGCCAAATGTTCAGTTTTCCGATGCGGTTAAAGAACAAATACTAACTTACGCCGACGGCGATGCAAGGCGATTACTCAATTTTGTAGAAGGCTTATTTAACGCCGCTGAAGGCGCTAACGTTACCGACATTGACGAAGCCTTTCTGCAAACAACGATGGCAAGCAAACTCCGCCGTTTTGATAAAGGCGGCGAAGCATTCTACGACCAGATTTCCGCTTTGCATAAATCGGTACGTGGCAGCAATCCAGATGCGGCTTTATATTGGTTTTTGCGCATGATAGATGGCGGCGCAGATCCGCTTTATTTAGGTCGCCGCATTATCCGCATGGCGATTGAGGACATAGGTTTGGCTGACCCGCGCGCGCAAACTATGGCGCTGGAAGCGTGGCAGATTTATGAGCGGTTAGGTTCGCCCGAAGGGGAATTAGCGCTTTCCAACATGGTGATTTACTTAGCTGTTGCGCCAAAAAGCAACGCTGCGTATAACGCCTACAATCAGGCAAAAGCGTTTGTGGCACAAGATAAATCTCGCCCTGTGCCATTACATTTAAGAAACGCGCCGACCAAATTAATGAAAGCGCTGGATTACGGCAAAGAATATCGCTATGCGCACAATGAGCCAGAAGCTTATGCCGCAGGCGAGCAGTATTTTCCTGACGACTTATATTTAGATAAGAACGGGGAACAAGATAAAAATGGCCCGCCACGATTTTATAATCCCACACCGCGCGGCTTAGAAGGTAAAATTGGCGAAAAATTGAAGCACCTTAAAGAATTAGATTTAAAAGAACTCGACAAACAAAACTTAAATAGCAAAGCAAAGAAATAA
- the mfd gene encoding transcription-repair coupling factor: MQLTPPKVGQKSRFSYAANGLDSLSLASLACRLKTTLSAKKSPLVVITSNAFDAQRLLEEIPYFAPELSVNLLPDWETLPYDVFSPHPDLISERLATLYQISQNQCDVILVPIATALIRLPAVAYLAGHSFMLKKGQKLNLEALRHQCAQAGYHHVSQVISPGEFSVRGGLVDLFPMGSVLPYRIDLFDDEIETIRTFDVDTQRSLYPVPEIKLLPAREFPLDDKGIATFRSNFREQFEGDPQRATIYKNVSKGIASGGIEWYLPLFFDETSNLLDYLPENTTLCLHGNCDKAAQQFWTEANSRYRLLAYDAERPILKPEVLLIKTDDFFAQTQNYPVLTLTHEAKNPLPALDIERRAEQPLHKLQAFIKVKKKRILITAESLGRRETMLQLFAEHGIQMPTGETWADFQTSDAPIMLGVSPLHHGFYDDAIVITESELYSGTVRQQRRREKEKARNTEGMLKDLSELRMDDPVVHEQHGVGRYKGLMNLDFGEGETEFLLLEYFGDDKLYVPVSQLFLISRYSGGPPESAPLHRLGSGQWEKAKKKALKQIRDTAAELLNLYAQRAARRGHAFTLSLKDYEAFCEGFPFEETPDQLEAIENVIKDMQSGRPMDRLVCGDVGFGKTEVALRAAFVAVMGGRQVAVLVPTTLLAEQHYQNFCDRFAEWPIKIAEISRFRTAKEQKQALADLAEGKVDIIIGTHRLIQKDVVFKNLGLAILDEEHRFGVRQKEQLKALRAEVDILTLTATPIPRTLSMAMEGLREFSVIATPPQKRLSIKTFHTYYSDGIIREAVMREFKRGGQVYFLHNEVDTIFVQKEKLEKIIPEARIAIAHGQLRERELEHVMRDFYQQRSNILLCTTIIETGIDVPTANTIIMNRADMFGLAQLHQLRGRVGRSHHQAYAYLLTDEHRKITPQAQKRLDAIQLLEDLGAGFHLAMHDLEIRGAGELLGDSQSGEMQEIGFSLYSDMLNHAVKQLKAGKEPDLNAPLGVTTEINLHVPALLTNAYCPDVHERLVVYKRLANANNDDELDNLQEELIDRFGLLPEQGEALMACHRLRIAAKPLGINKIDASDSAIQLHFAQTTEVDPLKLIDLLQRDRRCRMNGPDKLRVTVQLGNVAHRAEFVKTLLKEFV, from the coding sequence ATGCAGTTAACTCCCCCCAAAGTAGGTCAAAAAAGTCGTTTTTCTTATGCTGCCAATGGCTTAGATAGCTTATCTCTAGCATCACTTGCATGTCGCTTAAAAACAACACTTTCTGCAAAAAAATCACCATTAGTGGTGATTACGTCAAATGCGTTTGATGCGCAACGACTGTTAGAAGAGATTCCTTATTTTGCGCCAGAATTAAGTGTTAACTTGCTGCCAGACTGGGAAACGCTACCTTACGACGTATTTTCGCCGCATCCTGATTTGATATCAGAACGCTTGGCGACTTTGTACCAAATTAGTCAAAATCAATGTGATGTCATATTAGTCCCGATTGCGACGGCCTTAATCCGTTTGCCTGCGGTGGCGTATTTGGCCGGGCATAGTTTTATGCTCAAAAAGGGCCAAAAACTCAATTTAGAAGCGCTGCGCCATCAATGTGCGCAGGCGGGTTATCATCATGTTAGCCAAGTGATTTCGCCCGGTGAATTTAGCGTGCGTGGCGGGTTAGTCGATCTGTTTCCCATGGGCAGCGTGTTGCCGTATCGCATTGATTTATTCGATGATGAAATTGAAACCATCCGCACGTTTGATGTGGATACTCAGCGCAGTTTGTATCCTGTGCCAGAAATTAAGTTATTGCCAGCGCGCGAATTTCCGCTGGATGACAAAGGCATTGCGACTTTCAGAAGCAACTTTAGAGAGCAGTTTGAAGGCGATCCGCAGCGCGCGACCATTTATAAAAATGTGAGTAAAGGTATCGCCAGTGGCGGCATCGAATGGTATTTGCCACTGTTTTTTGATGAGACTTCTAATCTGCTGGATTACTTACCAGAAAATACCACGCTCTGTTTACACGGCAATTGCGATAAAGCCGCGCAGCAATTTTGGACAGAAGCCAATTCGCGTTACCGATTACTGGCTTATGATGCTGAACGACCGATTTTAAAACCAGAAGTGTTACTGATTAAAACCGATGATTTTTTTGCGCAGACGCAAAACTATCCCGTTTTAACGTTAACCCATGAAGCGAAAAATCCACTGCCAGCTTTAGATATTGAGCGCCGTGCCGAACAGCCTTTGCATAAATTGCAGGCGTTTATCAAAGTCAAAAAGAAGCGCATTTTAATCACTGCAGAAAGTTTAGGTCGCCGCGAAACCATGCTGCAATTGTTTGCCGAACATGGTATTCAAATGCCGACTGGTGAAACTTGGGCAGATTTTCAAACCAGTGATGCGCCTATCATGCTGGGTGTTTCACCTTTGCATCACGGTTTTTATGACGATGCGATTGTCATCACCGAATCTGAATTGTATTCAGGCACAGTGCGTCAGCAACGCCGCCGCGAAAAAGAAAAAGCGCGCAATACAGAAGGCATGCTCAAAGATTTATCTGAGCTGCGTATGGACGACCCGGTGGTACACGAGCAGCACGGCGTAGGGCGTTACAAAGGTTTGATGAATTTGGACTTTGGCGAAGGCGAAACCGAATTTTTGCTGCTGGAATATTTTGGTGACGATAAATTATATGTACCTGTATCGCAATTATTCTTAATCTCTCGCTATTCTGGCGGACCGCCAGAAAGTGCGCCTTTGCACCGATTAGGCTCTGGCCAGTGGGAAAAAGCCAAGAAAAAAGCGCTGAAACAAATCCGCGATACGGCGGCAGAATTGCTTAACTTGTATGCACAACGCGCGGCACGACGTGGACATGCCTTTACTTTAAGCCTAAAAGATTATGAAGCGTTTTGTGAAGGCTTTCCGTTTGAAGAAACGCCAGACCAATTAGAAGCCATTGAAAACGTTATTAAAGACATGCAGTCAGGCCGACCAATGGATAGGCTGGTGTGTGGAGATGTGGGCTTTGGCAAGACAGAGGTTGCATTACGCGCCGCTTTTGTGGCGGTGATGGGCGGTAGACAAGTGGCCGTGCTGGTACCGACGACATTGTTAGCAGAGCAGCATTATCAAAACTTCTGTGACAGATTTGCAGAGTGGCCGATTAAGATTGCCGAAATTTCCCGCTTTAGAACTGCCAAAGAACAAAAACAAGCTTTGGCTGATTTAGCTGAAGGCAAGGTAGATATTATTATCGGCACGCATCGCTTGATTCAAAAAGATGTGGTCTTTAAAAACTTAGGCTTGGCGATTCTGGATGAAGAACACCGTTTTGGTGTGCGCCAAAAAGAGCAGTTAAAAGCGTTGCGCGCAGAAGTGGATATCCTAACGCTAACCGCAACGCCGATTCCACGCACGCTCAGCATGGCGATGGAAGGTTTGCGCGAATTCAGCGTGATCGCCACACCACCACAAAAACGCTTGAGCATCAAAACCTTCCACACTTATTATTCAGACGGCATTATTCGCGAAGCGGTAATGCGCGAATTTAAACGCGGCGGCCAAGTGTACTTTTTGCATAACGAAGTAGACACCATCTTTGTGCAAAAAGAAAAGCTGGAAAAAATCATTCCAGAAGCGCGCATTGCGATTGCGCACGGCCAATTGCGTGAGCGCGAGTTGGAACATGTGATGCGTGATTTTTACCAGCAGCGCAGCAATATTTTACTGTGTACTACTATTATTGAAACTGGGATTGACGTACCTACTGCCAACACAATTATCATGAATCGCGCGGATATGTTCGGCTTGGCGCAATTGCATCAGTTGCGCGGCCGGGTAGGGCGCAGCCATCATCAGGCTTATGCGTATTTGCTTACGGATGAACATCGAAAAATCACACCACAAGCGCAAAAGCGCTTAGATGCGATTCAGTTATTAGAAGATTTAGGCGCAGGTTTTCATCTGGCGATGCACGATTTAGAGATTCGTGGTGCAGGTGAGTTGCTGGGGGATAGTCAAAGCGGCGAGATGCAGGAAATTGGTTTTAGTTTGTATTCCGATATGCTCAATCATGCAGTTAAGCAACTTAAAGCAGGCAAGGAGCCCGATTTAAACGCACCATTGGGTGTGACGACAGAAATTAATTTGCATGTGCCAGCCCTGTTAACTAATGCATATTGCCCAGATGTACACGAACGTTTGGTGGTTTATAAACGCCTAGCGAATGCTAATAACGATGATGAGTTAGATAATCTGCAAGAAGAGCTTATTGACCGCTTTGGCTTGTTGCCAGAACAAGGTGAGGCGTTAATGGCGTGCCATCGGTTACGCATCGCGGCAAAACCATTAGGCATTAATAAAATTGATGCAAGTGATAGCGCCATTCAATTACATTTTGCGCAAACCACTGAAGTCGATCCATTAAAACTGATTGATTTATTGCAACGCGACCGCCGTTGCCGCATGAATGGCCCAGATAAATTGCGTGTGACTGTACAATTGGGCAATGTGGCGCATCGTGCTGAATTTGTTAAAACCTTGTTAAAAGAGTTTGTTTAA
- the mltF gene encoding membrane-bound lytic murein transglycosylase MltF has product MPLAFLLSILLLIPACNKTEDDTKTIIEPTANAKKGKIVTFVTLNSLNTYYVDGNKEFAGLEYDLAKLFVKELGNDTQLKLIVATNINQVISTILKHKADIAAADVTITNARKQMIDFSVDYQGVQQLVVYNIEKNKEEQKKPPKQLKDLVGLHISLPANSSFVERLTKLKATEPGLMWEERPHADSEKLLQELERGEIDYTIADSHLVSIMQNYYPHLGVAFAIGEPEKIAWAMPKNRNPELQQKVNAFFARIKKDGTLRNLIDRYHGNVKRLKPVDIKTFLIRSRTLLPKYKRLFQQAQEVTDLDWRLIAALSYQESHWDTFNTSPTNVRGLMMLTESTADLMNVTDRLDPKQSITAGAKYINMLKETIPERVPEPDRTYMALASYNIGYAHVEDARVLAQRLKLDPNRWADVKKTLGLLNDPTYYTNAKYGYCGCGQPVIFVESIRSYYNILERFEPSYNSIENSFKIASAN; this is encoded by the coding sequence ATGCCATTAGCATTTTTACTATCCATTCTATTATTAATTCCCGCCTGTAATAAAACAGAAGATGATACTAAGACCATTATTGAGCCGACCGCCAATGCAAAAAAAGGCAAAATAGTCACTTTTGTCACGCTAAACAGCCTGAACACTTATTATGTAGATGGCAACAAAGAATTTGCAGGACTTGAGTACGATTTAGCCAAATTATTTGTGAAAGAGCTGGGTAATGACACACAATTGAAATTGATTGTTGCCACCAATATTAATCAGGTTATTTCCACCATATTAAAGCACAAAGCCGATATTGCTGCGGCCGATGTCACCATTACAAACGCGCGCAAACAGATGATTGATTTTTCGGTCGATTATCAAGGTGTGCAGCAACTAGTGGTCTATAACATTGAAAAAAATAAAGAAGAGCAGAAAAAACCGCCAAAACAATTAAAAGATTTAGTTGGTTTACACATTTCATTACCCGCAAACTCCAGCTTTGTAGAACGCCTAACCAAACTAAAAGCCACCGAGCCGGGCTTAATGTGGGAAGAACGCCCGCATGCTGACTCAGAGAAACTATTACAAGAACTTGAGCGCGGTGAGATCGATTACACCATTGCTGATAGTCATTTGGTTTCTATCATGCAAAATTATTACCCGCATTTAGGCGTAGCGTTTGCGATTGGTGAGCCCGAAAAAATTGCTTGGGCGATGCCTAAAAATAGAAACCCCGAACTGCAACAGAAAGTAAATGCGTTTTTTGCCCGCATTAAAAAAGATGGTACTTTGCGTAATTTAATCGATCGCTATCACGGCAATGTAAAACGCTTAAAACCGGTGGATATTAAAACTTTTTTAATTCGTAGCCGTACACTGTTGCCCAAGTACAAACGGCTTTTCCAGCAAGCGCAAGAAGTGACCGATTTAGATTGGCGCTTAATCGCCGCGCTTAGTTATCAGGAATCGCATTGGGATACATTTAACACCTCGCCCACTAATGTGCGCGGCTTGATGATGCTAACCGAAAGTACCGCCGATTTGATGAATGTGACCGATAGATTAGACCCCAAGCAGAGCATTACTGCGGGTGCAAAATATATCAACATGCTAAAAGAAACGATTCCTGAACGTGTACCAGAACCTGATCGTACCTATATGGCATTAGCCTCATATAACATTGGCTATGCGCATGTAGAAGACGCGCGTGTGTTGGCGCAACGTCTGAAATTAGACCCAAATCGCTGGGCGGATGTGAAAAAAACCTTGGGCTTATTAAACGACCCAACTTATTATACCAATGCAAAATATGGCTATTGCGGCTGTGGCCAGCCAGTGATTTTTGTGGAATCGATTCGCAGTTATTACAATATTTTGGAACGCTTTGAACCGAGTTACAACTCAATTGAAAATAGCTTTAAAATTGCCAGTGCAAACTAA
- the lolA gene encoding outer membrane lipoprotein chaperone LolA, which yields MHQLIKKILVSSLFIASQTAFADGVASLSDFFNNTNAMRANFSQVVTDTQGRKIQEVQGSMQLQRPNKFRWDYSKPYEQQIISDGKQVFLYDTDLQQVTIRELSKTLGSSPAALLAGGDAVEKSFTIKNATRKDGLTWVLALPKEKESGFERVLLGFSDGKLRKMELYDSFNHITLITFDAVERNPTLQNSTFLFTPPKGVDVVSE from the coding sequence ATGCATCAATTGATTAAAAAAATATTAGTGAGCAGTTTATTCATTGCTTCACAAACAGCTTTTGCGGATGGTGTAGCTAGTCTGAGTGATTTTTTCAATAACACCAATGCGATGCGCGCGAACTTTAGCCAAGTGGTGACTGATACACAAGGCCGAAAAATTCAAGAAGTGCAAGGTTCTATGCAACTGCAACGCCCCAATAAATTTCGTTGGGATTATTCAAAACCGTATGAACAACAAATTATCAGTGATGGCAAACAAGTATTTTTGTACGATACTGATTTGCAACAAGTGACGATTCGCGAACTAAGTAAAACATTAGGCTCTAGCCCCGCAGCTTTGTTGGCAGGTGGCGATGCAGTAGAAAAAAGTTTTACCATTAAAAATGCGACTAGAAAAGATGGCTTAACTTGGGTTTTGGCACTGCCGAAAGAGAAAGAAAGTGGATTTGAGCGCGTTTTATTGGGTTTTAGCGACGGTAAACTGCGAAAAATGGAGCTGTATGACAGCTTTAATCACATTACACTCATCACGTTTGATGCGGTTGAGCGTAATCCTACGTTACAAAACTCAACATTTTTATTTACGCCGCCAAAAGGCGTAGATGTGGTGAGTGAGTAA
- the rpiA gene encoding ribose-5-phosphate isomerase RpiA, translating to MNDKPVNDKQAVAIHAANFVKNGMLVGLGTGSTANYFIEELARRQLEENLKITTIASSIVSMNKAQSLGLNVIALNQIAEIDLYVDGADEITPDMTLLKGRGYDLVLEKLLAKAAKQFLVVADKSKLVDRIGTNFAIPIEVMPMAWKAVKRSLEAAGGVGDLRQNVAKDGLTVTSYGSLVLDMTFDKSMTENALNQLINNTPGVVEHGIFYGLTSSVLIADNGNVTDLNSTEFNSKDKRK from the coding sequence ATGAACGATAAGCCTGTTAACGATAAACAAGCGGTCGCGATTCATGCAGCCAATTTCGTCAAAAATGGCATGCTAGTCGGTTTAGGCACAGGATCAACTGCCAATTATTTTATCGAAGAATTGGCGCGTCGCCAGCTTGAAGAAAATCTAAAAATCACCACCATTGCCAGCTCGATTGTCAGCATGAATAAAGCACAAAGCTTGGGTTTGAATGTTATTGCATTGAATCAAATTGCCGAGATTGATTTATATGTCGATGGCGCAGATGAAATCACGCCAGATATGACTTTGCTAAAAGGCCGTGGCTACGATTTAGTGCTGGAAAAGTTGTTAGCAAAAGCCGCTAAACAGTTTTTAGTAGTGGCTGATAAAAGTAAATTAGTGGACCGCATTGGCACTAATTTTGCCATTCCTATCGAAGTAATGCCGATGGCTTGGAAAGCCGTTAAACGCAGCTTAGAAGCCGCTGGTGGCGTGGGTGATTTGCGCCAGAACGTGGCCAAAGATGGCTTAACGGTTACATCGTATGGCAGCTTGGTATTGGATATGACTTTTGACAAATCTATGACTGAGAATGCATTAAATCAACTGATTAACAATACGCCTGGCGTGGTAGAACACGGCATTTTTTATGGATTGACTAGCAGCGTACTCATTGCAGATAACGGCAATGTGACTGATCTGAATTCTACTGAATTTAATTCTAAAGATAAGCGGAAATAA
- the serS gene encoding serine--tRNA ligase: MLDIQALRNDLDGVVNQLNKRGFSFDSAAFSALEQERKAVQTRTQELQAKRNNTSKQIGISKSKGEDVSAILAEVAGLGEALKADETLLEDLQTQLQNVLLNVPNLPHESVPQGKSEADNVEVRKIGTPASFDFEIKDHTDVGTPLGLDFDTGIKLSGTRFTFMRGGIAKLHRALAQFMLDTQTEQHGYEECYTPYLVNADTLTGTGQLPKFEEDLFSLNHNDSKLYLIPTSEVTLTNSVRDEIVPLESLPIKLTAHTPCFRSEAGSYGRDTKGMIRQHQFDKVEMVQIVHPSKSYEALEEMVGHAENILKALDLPYRVVSLCTGDMGFGAAKTYDLEVWLPAQNTYREISSVSNCEAFQARRLQARFRNEQGKTEFVHTLNGSGLAVGRTLVAVLENYQNADGSVTIPKVLQPYMNNLTVIKPA, from the coding sequence ATGTTAGATATTCAAGCACTAAGAAATGATTTAGACGGCGTGGTTAACCAGTTGAATAAGCGTGGTTTTTCATTTGATTCAGCCGCATTTTCTGCGTTAGAGCAAGAACGCAAAGCAGTGCAAACACGCACGCAAGAGCTACAAGCCAAGCGCAATAATACTTCTAAGCAAATTGGTATTTCTAAATCAAAAGGTGAAGATGTCAGCGCAATATTGGCAGAGGTTGCTGGATTGGGTGAAGCACTAAAAGCAGACGAAACGTTACTAGAAGACTTACAAACACAGCTGCAAAACGTTTTATTGAACGTGCCAAATTTGCCGCATGAAAGTGTGCCGCAAGGAAAATCAGAAGCAGATAACGTTGAAGTACGCAAAATCGGTACGCCCGCTAGTTTTGATTTTGAAATCAAAGATCATACCGATGTTGGTACGCCACTAGGTTTGGATTTTGATACAGGTATCAAGCTTTCAGGCACACGATTTACGTTTATGCGTGGCGGTATTGCTAAATTACATCGCGCTTTGGCGCAATTTATGTTGGATACGCAGACGGAGCAGCATGGTTATGAAGAATGTTATACGCCGTATTTAGTGAACGCAGATACATTAACAGGCACAGGGCAGTTGCCTAAGTTTGAAGAAGATTTATTCAGCTTAAATCATAACGATAGTAAACTTTATTTAATCCCGACTTCAGAAGTCACACTGACCAATTCAGTCCGCGATGAAATCGTGCCTTTAGAATCTTTACCGATTAAGTTGACTGCGCATACGCCATGTTTCCGTTCAGAAGCCGGTTCTTACGGGCGCGATACCAAAGGTATGATTCGCCAGCATCAATTCGATAAAGTGGAAATGGTGCAAATCGTCCATCCAAGTAAAAGCTATGAAGCTTTAGAAGAAATGGTGGGGCACGCCGAAAATATCTTGAAAGCGCTTGATTTACCGTATCGCGTAGTTTCATTATGTACTGGCGACATGGGTTTTGGCGCGGCTAAAACGTATGATTTAGAAGTGTGGTTACCTGCGCAAAATACCTATCGTGAAATCTCTTCTGTTTCTAATTGTGAGGCGTTTCAAGCGCGCCGTTTACAAGCGCGATTTAGAAATGAGCAGGGCAAAACGGAATTTGTGCATACGCTGAATGGTTCTGGTTTAGCGGTAGGGCGTACTTTGGTAGCGGTATTGGAAAACTATCAAAATGCGGATGGCAGCGTGACGATTCCTAAAGTGTTGCAGCCTTATATGAACAATTTAACGGTAATTAAACCTGCTTAA